CAAacatcattataaaaaaatacaactgagttgagaacctccttttttaagtcgattaaaaataaataactaggtTATCAAAAATCGTACCATAACTCCGTATTTTCCAGTGACCCGATTTCTCCTCAATTCCAAGAATGCGGCCGATCCGTACTTAGGTTGATGCGGTACAAACACTCTAAGACCGGCTAACAGCGCTGCGACGTTATGCTCGTGAGCTGAATACAGGTGTAACTTCGGTACTTCTTTACCAGCAATAGCAGCCTTCGTTATGTTTACTATATCTGTTAAGAGTACTCCTGAAATACAAACTCTCACATCATTGCGAGCTATTTTTACGACTCTAAAATTCTATGTGATTTCCCTGTCTAACAAATACGTctggtaatattttttgtattatatatataaaaaactaaacctgCATTCTATTATCTCGTTATTCATAATGACCTCAAGGATGTATGAAGTATATCAATCTGCACTTGGAAGTGGACTACGATCTACACTTTTcacgttctgagaggagacccgtgtcctataatgagttgataatgatgatgaggtGAGATAATGCCATACAGCGTgatgctatattttttttagcttcggatccctttaattaaaaaaaacatattggaACAAAGTTCCTTACGGCAGGCTTGGAGGGGATAGGGATTTTGCTGCGCGACCGAACTGAAAAAAATGTGATAGTAAAACCATAAGAAGAAATCCGTGGAAAAAAGTGCGTGGAATAAAACCGTTAGCTatttctatgtaattttatgtcgtcaaacaaaaataaagagacatatttgttattttagttgataaatTGAAttacgttgtttttttattttaagtaatttattatttcctaaaatACTGAATTTCCTAAATACTTtcttgtacttaaataaaaactaatcagcagaatttaagagaaaaatcaagaaaacctacataaaattgagcacgattttttttgcaatttgtgTCGATTCTACAGTAGCCGAAGGAACTTCGTTCCTACCTGGTGTCCCACGACACcacatcattttatttattttattataatttatttttaaacctgaTGATAATCTTGTCAATTCCCTGTTGTAGTATTGGACGTAATAATCTATCTTAGTCATGTTTTTTATCTGCGGCATAATCTCTTCAGCCCATTTCGGAATCGTCACCGTAGAAAAAGCCTGAAATTAGAATTTTCTTATTAGATGCGCCACTTAGGTTAGTGAACAATCAAATATTCTTTCGCACACATTTGctcttataaaattaaaaacctcaTAGATTACATTTATGGAGTTCtatattaataatctataataACCTGGAATAAATTGGTTTTAAAATGGACACCtgtatatttgattttaaatattaatgatataGATTGATAAGATATAGAGAGAAGAGATTTTGGTGATTCTGTGAGGCAGACTGCTATGAAAGTTTTGTCATCATTAAACAAGTCAACatatttaaatctgttcttGTTCTTGGAGCTCTAATCATCCACTATTTGAAaacttcaatcacgtaaacattacCAATCTCAAATGCCCGTCGGTACGTACACCGATATAGTGCGTACACCAAACTTTCGCTGTTTTTTTGGGCGATTTGTGTAATTGTTTCTTTAACTGACAATCCTTAATGGCTTAGTACTTTTTAATTATCCTTTATAATATCTTTCGTCGCTGATGAAAAGTCATCAGATGGAAACGTAGtcgaatgtaattttttttaaacattaattttaaaaataaacttatcgcATACCATCGCTTGAAATAGGTTATCCAAAAAGAATACTTCTTCAGGCGTTGTTATATTCCTTCCAGTTTCCACACTCAATATTTTGAACATGTCTCGGTACGAATCAATTATGTTGCGTATCGGAGGTATTTCATAAACTTTGTACTTGAGATGGTTGTACCAAGTACAGTGATCGAAGTAGAGAAGCTATAATTAAGTAGCTAcattttagttatatatatgtatggagTAATAATATTGGATATGAATTGCTATGCCTTCATAGCAaagtattaattgactgtgagatggtgataacaaaaaaacggctaagtttgttgtgaactTCTTCTTACACGAGGGCGCGTTCTGAACTCTCCTAGCTTGACTTAacttaagttaacgaatgtagttattaccATCACCCCACagtaatgtaaacaaatatatatcaaCTATTCATATGTGCCTGGGAAAGGCcgatacatgaataaagaactgtttattttattttaactgttgaattaaagtatgttttttttaataatcttaataaaaaataaaaatacttaaaaagatattaaattaataatataatgattacAATTTTAAAGTCGAATTTATTCTAAGTTCGTCTACATTCATCTATACGGTAAGAAAACATAATCAATGATGTTTTACTATTTATAAGCTCACtgggtaaaaattaaaaattacgcaGTTtcgaagaaatatttgaatagtACAACGATACACGATACACGATTACAATATGTGTAACGTTATTATGAttcaaaagtaaattattttgatgttaatATTATGGGACCAATCTTAaagattcatttttaaaaaaaaaaattgttaatcgGTGTTAAGATGACGGAGCTCTcaggtaacaaaaaaacaaccgaattaAGAATCTTCtcgctttttttttaagttaggtaaaaatataaaaataacggGTTATATTTCCCAGCATTATGTGTtataactaataactaatatccAAAAGGTTTTAGgaataaattaaagcaaaacTAGTCGCTGAACTTTATAAGGATAATGGAACAGGAAAaagtattacaataattatctcATTGTATATAAGAGTTTTGTGCACAGGTTTTTATAAGATCTACTTACATCATCATCCTCTAAAGGTAATGTGTTGTATGGTACGGGTTGCCAATTAATATCTGGGTGCCATCTCTGTCTATCCTGTGGCATATACAATGCCGCTAGCATAACCAGAGCCGACATTTTAGTTCGCGAGTAATCAGTAGTACGAACCGATATCTCCTCTGGTAAATACAACTCACTGATGCTCTCATTGTATCGTTCTCTTAAATATTGGCCCAAAAGGAATGCGCGCTGTCTACCTtcctgcaaaataaaaataaatattaaatcatccAAACCCActataaaacaataacattatattgattactttaaaataacattgcagtgatagcccagtggttaggacttcgactggAGTTCTTCTTTTCCATTATTTTACCAGATAATactcatagaattaaaaaagacTCAATACCATGAAGCAGGGCTTCAAAGCGGTTTCAAAagaattgattattatttagcaACCTTAAGAAACATTGCAATCTGTTTCGAAATGGTTTTgttcaaacaaattaaatttggaatgatATTATATCAAACCGCTGTTAAACCAGCTTTTTGGACGTATGTATACAAGGCGTCAAAGACACAAAAACCATGTACCTACTATCTCCGCAGTATTACTACAGGTAAAATCGAACACGAgtggtcaatcaacccagtcaacaGTCACGCAAAAGAAAACAGctcagttaataaataatagtctgTTATAAAGTGACTATTCTGCATCTTTATAAAACACACATACAAAATTTCCGTCTAGAACATCGCAAAAGCTTGCCCCTAAGAATCTCTTATGATCGTTTGTAAGATAGCTTAACCCAAGAACACatacctttttaaaattatgatcCGTCTGTTTGTCTTTTAACGGGATAATCTTTGTAACGGCTAAATTGATGTTGGATGTTTATGGACTACTTATAAGAAATAGTTACTTTTAAACCGAAGAAAAGATCCATTTCAAAGATTGATTTCCTTTTTTTAGTAAAGTAGAAAAGGAGTTTCCATTATACTAGGCTTAGAAACGCCATGCGACGGGAAAAGCTATTTTACGTGAACGAATTTCAATTTATTGGCGTTAATCATTTCTTCCCATATCAAACTTACGATAGTTATTGCTTTTTTCCCATACGGAAAAAAGACCTTATCATCAATTTGCCAAGCAGGATACAAATCCAACTCGGCCTGATCTGGCGTTCTATCTCCATGtctaaaaacctaaaaaaaaaaatatatatatgagtaCAACAGATAAACAGGTATACGAGGAATTTCGTGACATTGTTTAGGAATAAGATTCTTTTTAATTCTCGTTTTCCTACCTCTAATGTATAcgaatgataaaataaaaagaacgcGCTTATATCTCAAACTactaatctatttaaaaaaaatggcatttgaTAGCTCAATTTATCGAGAGGATAAATGCCTTATTTCTTCTTGAAATTAAACCCCTAAGAGGGTAAATATTAAGAtccgtaaaaataaaatttcattaataaatatatcgaAAAGAATGGTATTTAGGTTGACTATTATTAAAATGGCTAAATAAATGTTTCAGGATTTATAAAATTCCACCCTTAAAGGGGTAAATAGggaatgaaagtttatttgttaaaatgcgATATGCAAAAGATATAAAGCAAATAGATATTTTACACAACCTTTCAAGAAGTTTACCTGTGCTCTGTTTACAAAATGCTATGTAGCGGAACCCCCAAAGTCTGCGTAAAGTTATTACTGCCTTCTTTTGATTTCGAATTTGGATATGTCATACATTTAGAtgagtaatatttattaatttcatttcaaagtAAGGCGGCTCTGACAATCAAGGGAACGGGAAAATTAAATCTTATAAATTCGGAGACCAAGCGAGAATTTAATGTCTCTGTTACTGTCTACTTACATATTCGCACAAtacttaattttaatcaatttattataacaacaacgcacattatttaatgttatacataatttaattgatatttatcCACTTACCACAAAAGATACCACTAATTCATTATTGATTAAACTATCCTCTATTAAATCATTACTTGTAATGGGCGCTGACGAACCTATAACACGAGGACTACGTTCTTGCGTATCACATACCACCGACACTATAATCAGtgtaattaacaaaataaacctCATTGCAACAAttgctatataatatatatgtacataaatattatatatagctaTAATAGAACCTCCTTCCAGCAGCCTATCTACACAATCCAATAAATACTGGCTGTTTTGTTGGCTctctttaatttatatacacgtTCTGGTTCTTAGCAGGCAATACTATAGCGCTTCATGTTGGTGTTTTTCAATTAGTAATAAGTTTCGGCAGGGGCTTCTTACGTCCTTGCTTATTGAGTTGTTAAGCCAAGTGACTTAGGGTGCATTTAAGCTTCTTTCCTGAGCACAAAGCGTCGAGTTCCTTAACAAACTTATTGGTCTATTCCTATACGTCTTATATTCGATACGTTTCATGCAAAACGTTCGCAATTAGTAGATTAGCGTGCTTTAAAGAAAAATTCGTATGCAAATCGAACTATTCGTCCTATCTGACACATGATCCGAATATGCGGGTAATTGTAACcagatttatattaaattaattcacAATTCAGAACGCGAATTCTTGATAAATGGAATACCTATAGAGCTATTATGAATTATCACCTGTGTACGGATGGGTATTGTATGTTGGAACAGTTGTCTGTTGCTGCTGCTTAGTTAGCCGATTTCAAGAATGAAGGAAGTTCTATGTTAGATTTTATGTGTGTCGAATAATTACGTGTCTTGTGACACGTACTGagatttgaaaggtgctgtcagttgaagtgttcCAAAAGACGACGTGATAATTCCTACGTTACgccatatttattattaaggggTGCTTTTTTACGTTTTTGAGTCTGAGaatcattcatatttatattgttcGTAGGTAGTaggaaaaaaagcaaaaaaaaagtaggttgaattttgaaaaattaaggTTTCTGAACTACTATGTAGTTGGTTTTAGTGTTGAATTTTCCAAGTATACAAATAATAGGAAACGTCTATATGCCCATAATCAATAGCCTAAAACTCTAAGTCGCCTCTTACGACACTCGCTGGAGGGGGTGGGCTCAAAGCTCATATTTTACTAGATATTTATTACtagatattattttctttttgttacagGCATGGCCGATGTCCATTACAACGAACAAGCTCTCCTCGATCAACTTGTCTTGTGCACAGAATATGTGGATAAGGCCGAAAGATACGAACTGCTGGGACCTCTTTATCGTCTAGTG
This Pararge aegeria chromosome 3, ilParAegt1.1, whole genome shotgun sequence DNA region includes the following protein-coding sequences:
- the LOC120637371 gene encoding venom acid phosphatase Acph-1-like; translation: MRFILLITLIIVSVVCDTQERSPRVIGSSAPITSNDLIEDSLINNELVVSFVVFRHGDRTPDQAELDLYPAWQIDDKVFFPYGKKAITIEGRQRAFLLGQYLRERYNESISELYLPEEISVRTTDYSRTKMSALVMLAALYMPQDRQRWHPDINWQPVPYNTLPLEDDDLLYFDHCTWYNHLKYKVYEIPPIRNIIDSYRDMFKILSVETGRNITTPEEVFFLDNLFQAMAFSTVTIPKWAEEIMPQIKNMTKIDYYVQYYNRELTRLSSGVLLTDIVNITKAAIAGKEVPKLHLYSAHEHNVAALLAGLRVFVPHQPKYGSAAFLELRRNRVTGKYGVMVMYAPETGGPGLVLPIEDCGGEPICDYDKFISLTQDLLLSRQEYKKLCSTHVMS